One genomic segment of Phoenix dactylifera cultivar Barhee BC4 unplaced genomic scaffold, palm_55x_up_171113_PBpolish2nd_filt_p 001782F, whole genome shotgun sequence includes these proteins:
- the LOC103698893 gene encoding uncharacterized protein LOC103698893, translating to MPKERRTRSASFERRSRASPYPCSSSSVRKHSSSSSSSRSTPESGIAAAKDIKEWEEIRCPVCMEHPHNAVLLLCSSQGKGCRPFMCDTSSRHSNCLDQYCKAFSESQPSQNVEGQQPTKLSCPLCRGLVTGWTVVEPARRFLNAKIRSCSMESCGFTGVYGELRKHARKEHPSVRPSEVDPERQRDWQRLEQQHDLRDLISMFWSPISGEEDGIGISEDVGELNIIPFPSITVFLIVQATRAEGMAASRSSWLHSRSSFWGSAQATRAGGMGASRLSLRYSRSPFWGSARRRRGRGMILWGETFREQDSSSRATSDVIDSDGSGIDSGAEEVSVAP from the coding sequence ATGCCGAAGGAAAGGAGGACCCGGTCTGCATCCTTTGAACGAAGATCTCGTGCATCACCTTACCCATGCAGCTCATCCAGTGTTCGGaagcattcttcttcttcctcctcctctcgtaGCACTCCTGAATCTGGTATTGCAGCAGCCAAGGACATCAAAGAGTGGGAGGAGATTCGTTGCCCTGTGTGCATGGAGCACCCTCACAATGCTGTTCTCCTGCTATGTTCCTCCCAAGGGAAGGGTTGCCGCCCATTCATGTGCGACACCAGCTCCCGCCATTCTAATTGCCTGGACCAATACTGCAAGGCATTTTCTGAATCCCAGCCATCTCAGAATGTTGAGGGCCAGCAGCCAACAAAGCTCTCATGTCCTCTCTGTCGTGGGCTTGTTACTGGTTGGACGGTGGTGGAGCCTGCACGCAGGTTTCTCAATGCTAAGATTCGTAGCTGCTCTATGGAGTCCTGTGGGTTTACTGGGGTTTATGGTGAGCTGAGGAAGCATGCTAGGAAAGAGCACCCCTCTGTGCGGCCATCAGAGGTGGACCCCGAACGACAACGAGATTGGCAGAGGTTGGAGCAGCAGCATGATCTTAGGGACTTGATCAGCATGTTTTGGTCGCCCATCAGTGGAGAAGAAGATGGCATTGGCATCAGCGAGGATGTTGGAGAATTGAATATAATCCCGTTTCCCTCAATCACAGTTTTTTTGATTGTACAGGCGACTCGAGCAGAAGGTATGGCTGCCTCGCGATCATCTTGGCTTCACTCGAGAAGCTCCTTCTGGGGTTCTGCACAGGCGACTCGAGCAGGAGGTATGGGTGCCTCGCGGTTATCTTTGCGTTactcgagaagccccttctggGGTTCTGCACGGAGGCGAAGAGGAAGGGGAATGATCCTGTGGGGAGAGACCTTCCGCGAACAAGATTCTTCTAGCAGAGCAACCAGTGATGTTATTGATAGTGATGGCAGTGGTATCGACAGCGGAGCTGAGGAGGTCTCTGTTGCTCCTTAA